In Populus trichocarpa isolate Nisqually-1 chromosome 12, P.trichocarpa_v4.1, whole genome shotgun sequence, a genomic segment contains:
- the LOC7458030 gene encoding polygalacturonase 1 beta-like protein 3 codes for MGREVMAGMSVLFLILFLSFSSCKVSFAATTTSSLHKQNLSTPLNPFSPRASLIRYWNKHISNSLPKPLFLLSKASPLSAIDSAILTKLATQNSLSLHLDSFCSLANLFCFFDTKQSLRNHDQDSNFALYSNKRFANYGGSRLSGVDSFKNYSNGLNTVADSFIRYSRESTGHSETFTNYGNDGNVANATFGNYGSAATGGSGTFKNYDNRVNVPGLRFTTYASDGNDHKLSFSSYSDETNVGAQGFNSYGKKGNGVPSEFVSYSRDSNGIESKFTGYGELGNAANDSFTSYGNSGNNPHNNFKSYGSGANSASDRFSSYRNGANVGQDSFQSYAKDSNSGKVSFANYGKSFNPGNDSFIDYGKGSKGMTTIGFKSYSLDRSFMVYKDKGVTFAGYSNTSSMPSDNGVSVNKRRVEPGKFFRESMLKPGNVMVMPDIRDKMPERSFLPRSIVSKLPFSTTKMAKLKDLFHASDNSTMTRVLINALAECERAPSHGETKRCVGSVEDMIDFAVSVLGHNVTVRTTENVNGSKKRVMIGSVEGINGGQVTKSVSCHQSLYPYLLYYCHSVPRVRVYEADIVDVESKEKINVGVAICHVDTSAWGPEHGAFVALGSSPGKIEVCHWIFENDMTWTIADRG; via the exons ATGGGCAGAGAAGTCATGGCTGGCATGAGTGTTCTCTTCTTGATTCTCTTCTTATCATTCTCATCTTGCAAG GTTTCTTTCGCCGCTACAACTACAAGTAGCCTCCATAAACAAAACTTATCAACCCCACTTAACCCTTTTTCCCCAAGAGCATCTTTGATCCGTTATTGGAACAAACATATCTCGAACAGCCTACCTAAACCACTGTTTCTCCTCTCCAAAGCTTCTCCACTCAGTGCCATAGACTCAGCGATCCTCACTAAACTTGCCACTCAAAACTCTCTTTCCTTGCACCTTGACTCATTCTGCTCTTTAGCCAACTTATTTTGCTTCTTTGACACAAAACAAAGTTTACGCAATCATGACCAAGATTCCAACTTTGCACTTTACTCCAACAAGCGCTTTGCGAACTATGGTGGATCAAGACTCAGCGGGGTCGACTCATTTAAGAACTACTCCAACGGGTTGAACACGGTCGCCGACTCTTTCATAAGATACAGCCGTGAATCTACAGGCCATAGTGAGACATTCACAAACTATGGTAACGATGGAAATGTCGCCAATGCAACATTTGGCAACTATGGCTCTGCTGCCACTGGTGGTTCTGGCACGTTCAAGAACTATGATAACCGAGTCAATGTGCCTGGTCTTCGATTCACTACTTATGCCTCAGATGGAAATGACCATAAGCTCTCCTTTTCAAGCTACAGTGATGAAACGAATGTAGGTGCTCAAGGATTCAATAGCTATGGCAAGAAAGGAAATGGGGTTCCATCTGAGTTCGTATCCTATAGTCGAGATTCAAACGGTATTGAATCTAAATTTACTGGCTATGGTGAGTTAGGTAATGCAGCAAATGACTCTTTCACTAGTTATGGAAACTCAGGTAACAACCCACATAACAACTTCAAGAGTTATGGAAGTGGTGCAAACTCTGCTAGTGATCGCTTCTCAAGCTACAGGAACGGAGCCAATGTTGGTCAGGATTCATTTCAATCTTATGCCAAGGATTCAAATTCAGGGAAAGTGAGCTTCGCAAATTATGGAAAATCATTTAACCCTGGAAATGATTCATTCATAGATTATGGCAAAGGTTCAAAGGGTATGACCACCATTGggttcaaaagttatagccTTGATCGATCATTCATGGTTTATAAAGATAAGGGTGTTACATTTGCTGGTTACAGTAACACAAGTAGTATGCCGAGTGACAATGGCGTTTCTGTAAATAAGAGACGGGTGGAACCAGGGAAGTTTTTCAGGGAATCCATGCTGAAGCCTGGGAATGTTATGGTAATGCCCGACATTAGGGACAAAATGCCAGAGAGGTCATTTTTACCCAGGTCAATTGTTTCAAAATTACCATTCTCAACCACAAAAATGGCCAAGCTCAAGGACCTTTTCCATGCGTCAGATAACTCAACCATGACGCGCGTGCTTATCAACGCACTAGCCGAGTGCGAGAGGGCACCAAGCCACGGTGAGACCAAGCGATGCGTTGGTTCTGTCGAGGACATGATCGACTTTGCAGTTTCGGTCTTGGGCCACAACGTGACGGTCAGGACCACCGAGAATGTTAACGGGTCAAAGAAAAGAGTGATGATCGGATCGGTTGAAGGGATCAACGGCGGACAAGTGACCAAATCAGTGTCCTGTCACCAAAGCTTGTACCCGTATTTATTGTATTACTGTCATTCGGTACCCAGAGTTAGGGTTTACGAGGCAGACATTGTTGATGTTGAgagcaaagaaaagatcaacGTTGGTGTTGCCATTTGTCATGTTGACACATCAGCTTGGGGTCCAGAACATGGAGCCTTTGTTGCCCTAGGGTCCAGCCCTGGGAAAATTGAGGTTTGCCACTGGATCTTTGAGAACGACATGACTTGGACCATTGCGGACAGAGGGTAG